The following are encoded together in the Hyalangium minutum genome:
- a CDS encoding alpha/beta hydrolase family protein, with amino-acid sequence MLLHGSEGGDAGYSNLMAMELASRGFSVLAFAYYHGPGTPNVLANIPLEHTEEAARWLRDSSWVDGNNVGLFGVSRGAEQAILLASLLGDSGPISAVGAHAPFHAVVESFDPETYDFVPGPDGRPLPAWTYRGTVPTPGSPIALENFNGPVFLSHGTRDEVWSVEETRELQRRLLDAGKDPEVHYWPGEGHVLNSAYSAYLNAVSQFFSRALSPLPRSAPRAAMTRFPNALALPETHS; translated from the coding sequence GTGCTGCTCCACGGCAGCGAGGGCGGGGATGCTGGCTACAGCAACCTGATGGCCATGGAGCTCGCCAGCCGCGGCTTCTCGGTGCTGGCGTTCGCCTATTACCACGGCCCCGGCACTCCGAACGTGCTCGCCAACATCCCTCTCGAGCACACCGAGGAGGCTGCCCGCTGGCTCAGGGACTCGTCCTGGGTTGACGGCAACAACGTCGGGCTCTTCGGTGTGTCCCGAGGGGCTGAGCAGGCGATCCTTCTCGCCAGCCTGCTCGGGGACAGCGGGCCGATCTCGGCGGTGGGCGCACATGCTCCGTTCCATGCGGTGGTGGAGTCATTCGACCCGGAGACGTACGACTTTGTCCCCGGCCCCGATGGCAGGCCTCTGCCGGCGTGGACCTATCGAGGCACCGTGCCCACGCCGGGGTCTCCCATCGCGCTCGAGAATTTCAATGGACCGGTGTTTCTCTCCCATGGAACCCGGGATGAGGTCTGGAGCGTAGAGGAGACGCGCGAGCTTCAACGCCGGTTGCTCGATGCAGGAAAGGATCCGGAGGTTCATTACTGGCCCGGAGAGGGCCACGTGCTGAACTCCGCGTACTCCGCGTACCTGAACGCGGTCTCCCAGTTCTTCAGCCGGGCGCTGTCTCCATTGCCTCGGTCGGCACCCAGAGCTGCCATGACGCGCTTCCCGAATGCGTTGGCACTCCCCGAGACGCACTCCTGA